The Methanothrix soehngenii GP6 genome has a window encoding:
- a CDS encoding nitroreductase family protein has protein sequence MKSMPFLEESEAASKSERDMIFYGAPLLIFISVKKSPNPLWRVVNFLDCGLAAQNMFLFAFQEGLGSCFIGFADHLNHVPESLAQIGIPEDHELMAPLIFGYPKEVPEAMPREAKVLRWI, from the coding sequence ATGAAAAGCATGCCTTTCTTGGAGGAGTCCGAGGCAGCATCAAAGTCGGAGCGGGATATGATCTTCTATGGCGCTCCTCTTCTTATTTTCATCAGCGTTAAAAAGAGTCCCAATCCCCTGTGGAGGGTGGTGAATTTCTTAGACTGCGGCCTCGCTGCGCAGAATATGTTTCTCTTCGCCTTCCAGGAGGGGCTGGGAAGCTGCTTCATCGGATTTGCCGATCACTTGAACCATGTTCCGGAATCTCTGGCCCAGATCGGAATTCCCGAGGACCACGAGCTCATGGCCCCGCTGATCTTCGGCTATCCAAAGGAGGTCCCGGAGGCAATGCCAAGGGAGGCGAAGGTGCTCAGGTGGATCTGA
- a CDS encoding transcriptional regulator: MADDMDAIMGFIMGNKQRERIVQILGSKGKMESDKVAKVTHIPAPSVKKILAEMAERDLVREENGIWGLTGAGEEIEKELKKRG; the protein is encoded by the coding sequence ATGGCAGATGACATGGATGCAATTATGGGTTTCATCATGGGAAACAAGCAGCGGGAAAGGATTGTCCAGATCCTGGGCTCCAAGGGGAAGATGGAGTCAGATAAAGTGGCCAAGGTCACTCATATCCCTGCCCCGTCAGTCAAGAAGATACTGGCGGAGATGGCAGAGCGGGATCTGGTCCGAGAGGAGAATGGCATCTGGGGACTTACCGGGGCTGGAGAAGAGATAGAAAAGGAGCTTAAGAAAAGAGGCTGA
- a CDS encoding HAD family hydrolase, with product MRPAIFFDLTHTLLEKVNGQYYLYSDALETLKALRERGYRLGVISNLSEEVTVDEVHSFLEECRIASFIDPHLIVLSSEHPENIKKPDKRIFDRALEKSGLVKAENKAIFVTEEHEHILAARSYGWRAILKRNWGECQPEDGECVLSLTGLLILL from the coding sequence ATGCGCCCTGCGATCTTCTTCGACCTCACCCATACCCTGCTTGAAAAGGTGAACGGTCAGTACTATCTCTACAGCGATGCATTGGAGACCTTGAAGGCGCTGCGTGAGCGCGGCTACCGGCTGGGAGTGATCTCCAACCTGTCTGAAGAGGTAACAGTCGACGAGGTGCACTCCTTTCTGGAGGAATGCAGAATCGCCTCGTTCATTGACCCCCATCTTATAGTCCTCTCCTCTGAGCACCCTGAAAATATCAAAAAGCCGGATAAGCGAATCTTCGACCGGGCACTGGAAAAGAGCGGACTGGTGAAAGCAGAGAATAAGGCCATATTTGTCACCGAGGAGCACGAGCACATCCTTGCCGCTCGAAGCTATGGCTGGAGGGCGATACTGAAGCGGAACTGGGGCGAATGCCAGCCGGAAGATGGTGAATGCGTCTTAAGCCTGACTGGACTGCTCATCCTGTTATGA
- a CDS encoding phosphoribulokinase — translation MRSLKDRIRESGRVFVFGIAGDSGSGKTTISRGIRRILGEDMVATFSMDDYHSLDRRQRKERNITPLHPDANQFDLLAEHLEALRRNERIDKPVYDHRTGEISGTVPFGPAPVIIVEGLHPLYTERLRSQIDFKIFVDPSRSVKRLWKIRRDVGERGYETGQVMAEILQREPDYKLYVDIQKIYAQIVIKIQDSRFHPSLLDSQSTLDWYSVRLIMEIMEHPVSEVSMNIDLSKILRRSEHEFSIEFQRDDYYGKRVGIMTMDGEIHQSMISDLEKKLGESLGTDGMISDRREEYVNAIGLAQLILTWNCVEKLDYLLQEEGY, via the coding sequence ATGAGATCGCTCAAGGACAGAATCAGGGAATCGGGACGGGTATTCGTATTTGGCATTGCTGGGGATAGTGGATCGGGTAAGACCACCATCTCACGGGGCATTAGAAGGATCCTGGGGGAGGATATGGTGGCCACCTTCTCCATGGACGACTACCACTCTTTGGACAGAAGGCAGAGAAAGGAGAGAAACATCACCCCCTTGCACCCCGATGCCAATCAGTTCGACCTTTTGGCTGAGCATCTGGAAGCCCTGCGGAGAAATGAGAGAATAGACAAACCGGTCTACGACCACCGCACCGGAGAGATCTCAGGGACGGTGCCCTTCGGCCCGGCGCCGGTGATAATCGTAGAGGGCCTTCACCCCCTTTACACCGAGCGGCTGAGAAGCCAGATCGACTTCAAGATATTCGTCGATCCCTCCCGGTCGGTGAAAAGGCTGTGGAAGATCAGGAGAGATGTGGGCGAGCGGGGCTATGAGACAGGACAGGTGATGGCAGAGATTCTGCAGCGCGAGCCGGACTACAAGCTCTATGTGGACATCCAGAAGATCTATGCCCAGATTGTGATCAAGATTCAAGACTCCCGTTTTCATCCCTCTCTACTCGATTCCCAGTCCACCCTGGACTGGTACTCGGTGCGGCTGATCATGGAGATAATGGAGCATCCCGTGTCCGAGGTGAGCATGAACATCGATCTCTCCAAGATTCTGCGCCGATCGGAGCATGAGTTTTCCATTGAGTTTCAGAGGGATGACTACTACGGGAAAAGGGTGGGGATCATGACCATGGACGGGGAGATTCATCAATCCATGATCTCTGACCTGGAGAAGAAGCTGGGAGAATCCCTGGGAACGGACGGCATGATCAGCGATCGAAGGGAAGAATACGTCAATGCCATCGGCCTGGCCCAGCTCATCTTAACCTGGAACTGCGTGGAGAAGCTGGACTATCTCCTCCAGGAAGAGGGCTATTAG
- a CDS encoding PaaI family thioesterase, whose amino-acid sequence MRYLANIQALGRDANPFFRLMGIELGSYGEGEAVLFMPVRPDMLNGVGWLQGGLYSALCDEAMALALFTVLEEEEDIATISESTSFLQGIKKGCISAQAKVVKKGRRVAFVEGGVTSRDDGTPLSLTQASFAIIPRRSSRGR is encoded by the coding sequence ATGAGGTATCTAGCAAATATCCAGGCTTTGGGCAGGGATGCCAATCCATTCTTCCGGTTGATGGGAATAGAGCTGGGCTCTTATGGAGAGGGAGAGGCAGTGCTGTTCATGCCAGTCCGGCCGGATATGCTGAATGGAGTGGGATGGCTGCAGGGAGGCCTTTACTCTGCCTTATGCGATGAGGCCATGGCCCTGGCTCTATTTACCGTCTTGGAAGAGGAGGAGGATATAGCCACCATATCCGAGAGCACCAGCTTCCTGCAGGGGATTAAAAAAGGCTGCATCTCCGCCCAGGCGAAGGTGGTTAAGAAGGGAAGAAGGGTGGCCTTCGTTGAGGGCGGGGTGACGAGCAGAGATGACGGCACACCGCTCTCTTTAACCCAGGCCTCATTTGCCATCATCCCCCGGAGAAGTTCAAGAGGGCGATAA
- a CDS encoding nitroreductase family protein, with protein MELDLCIKGRRSVRSYLDRPVPKEVIDGLLDAAVWAPSGMNEQPWRFTQSSRTGRS; from the coding sequence ATGGAGCTGGATCTTTGCATTAAAGGCAGAAGAAGTGTGAGGAGCTATCTGGACCGGCCCGTGCCCAAAGAGGTCATAGACGGATTGCTTGATGCCGCGGTCTGGGCCCCCTCTGGGATGAATGAGCAGCCCTGGAGGTTCACACAGTCATCCAGGACCGGGAGGTCATAG
- a CDS encoding 30S ribosomal protein S8e — MRWQGKIGRKLTGGKLILARGKRKFEIGREQSDTTIGEVRIKKVQVRGGREKVRMLRGNMVAVADPVTGMSKMVKIETAKENRANLHYMRRNILTKGAVIKTEIGDARITNRPGQDGIINAVLLPSE, encoded by the coding sequence ATGCGTTGGCAAGGCAAGATAGGAAGGAAGCTCACGGGCGGAAAGTTGATTTTGGCCCGGGGCAAGAGGAAGTTCGAGATTGGAAGAGAGCAGAGCGATACCACTATCGGCGAGGTGAGGATCAAGAAGGTCCAGGTCCGGGGCGGAAGGGAGAAGGTTAGGATGCTGCGGGGCAATATGGTTGCAGTCGCCGATCCCGTAACCGGTATGAGCAAGATGGTCAAGATCGAGACGGCAAAAGAGAATCGGGCAAATCTGCACTACATGAGAAGGAACATTCTCACCAAAGGCGCTGTCATCAAGACGGAGATCGGGGATGCCAGGATAACCAACCGGCCCGGCCAGGATGGCATCATCAATGCCGTACTGCTCCCATCTGAGTAG
- a CDS encoding transcriptional regulator, whose amino-acid sequence MDKELLAAHVEEVLREAGFSTSDRCYLRPRSFDLAARRDDQFLFLKILSNIDGLNERTALEIRRLAKHLLASPILVGEKTRDQYLERGAVYFRYGIPTLSLFTLADCLLEGALPLVYAAHGGLYVRIDGDRMRQIRLARGISLGALATELGVSRRTISKYEVEDMDTSVDVALKLEEIFNEELIEPVDPFQTEAVAEVKGPVTDNILRLLLEIGFEVVPTAQAPFNAITREGKLVVLTGVGKFSQSIIKKARLMSSLSSVARTKSVVIVDGETKLECIEETALIEKRELEDIDETRDFEDLVAEKKSK is encoded by the coding sequence ATGGATAAGGAGCTTCTTGCCGCGCATGTGGAGGAGGTTTTGAGAGAGGCAGGATTCTCTACCTCTGACCGCTGCTATCTCCGTCCCAGGAGCTTCGACCTGGCAGCCAGAAGAGATGATCAGTTCCTTTTTTTGAAGATCCTCTCCAATATCGACGGCCTGAATGAGAGGACTGCCCTGGAGATCAGGCGTCTGGCCAAGCACCTATTAGCCAGCCCCATACTGGTCGGAGAGAAGACCCGCGACCAGTACCTGGAGAGGGGAGCGGTCTACTTCCGCTATGGCATTCCCACCCTCAGCCTGTTCACCCTGGCAGACTGCCTGCTGGAAGGGGCCTTGCCCCTGGTCTATGCGGCGCACGGCGGGCTTTATGTGCGCATCGATGGAGACCGGATGAGACAGATCCGGCTGGCACGAGGCATATCTTTGGGGGCCCTGGCCACAGAGCTAGGCGTCTCCCGCAGGACCATTAGCAAGTACGAGGTCGAGGACATGGACACCTCGGTTGATGTGGCTTTGAAGCTGGAGGAGATCTTCAATGAGGAGCTGATCGAGCCGGTAGATCCCTTCCAGACCGAGGCGGTGGCAGAGGTGAAGGGGCCGGTGACGGACAACATCCTGCGACTGCTGTTGGAGATCGGTTTTGAGGTGGTTCCCACCGCCCAGGCGCCATTTAATGCTATAACCAGGGAAGGAAAACTGGTGGTCCTCACGGGCGTGGGCAAGTTCTCCCAGAGCATAATCAAGAAGGCCCGGCTGATGAGCAGCCTCTCCTCCGTCGCCCGCACCAAGTCGGTGGTGATAGTGGACGGTGAGACGAAGCTGGAGTGCATAGAGGAGACCGCCCTCATTGAGAAAAGGGAGCTGGAGGACATCGACGAAACCCGGGATTTTGAGGATCTGGTGGCGGAAAAAAAGAGCAAATAG
- a CDS encoding DUF1922 domain-containing protein encodes MFIVFRCSCGRHLYSPDDAKTRTCPCGKRTALSRVRILATAPDARAAGEIVRRLQLGDSGLTGFSQAKL; translated from the coding sequence ATGTTCATTGTGTTTCGCTGCAGCTGTGGACGGCATCTGTACTCTCCGGATGATGCCAAGACCAGAACCTGCCCCTGCGGAAAGAGGACGGCCTTGAGCAGGGTGAGGATTCTGGCCACAGCCCCCGATGCCCGCGCTGCGGGCGAGATTGTGAGAAGGCTGCAGCTGGGCGATTCCGGCCTGACCGGTTTCAGTCAGGCAAAGCTTTAG
- a CDS encoding nitroreductase family protein: MNLIDALKSRRSIRRYQSRPIPKDLAKSLIDAAQTAPSAGNLSARRYVLVSNEDMRRLLAAAAYGQEHIEEAPLLIAVCADVKASSVRYGSRGGLYAIQDADAATMCLLLAAHDAGLGACWNGAFDDDMVREALHLEDDVLPVAIVSLGWPEESPARPERTRRVGEVSWID, from the coding sequence ATGAATCTCATTGATGCCCTGAAAAGCAGGAGGTCGATCCGAAGGTATCAGTCCCGTCCCATCCCCAAAGATCTGGCCAAATCCCTGATCGATGCCGCCCAGACTGCACCTTCTGCGGGTAACCTCTCGGCCAGAAGATATGTCCTGGTGAGCAATGAGGATATGAGGCGGCTGCTGGCCGCTGCCGCCTACGGCCAGGAGCATATCGAAGAGGCTCCTCTTCTCATCGCGGTCTGCGCTGATGTGAAGGCATCCAGCGTTCGCTATGGCAGCCGGGGCGGCCTATATGCCATCCAGGATGCAGATGCAGCAACGATGTGCCTTCTCCTGGCCGCTCATGATGCCGGCCTGGGGGCCTGCTGGAATGGGGCATTTGACGACGACATGGTCCGCGAAGCCCTCCATCTGGAGGATGATGTCCTGCCTGTGGCCATAGTCTCCCTGGGCTGGCCCGAGGAGAGCCCGGCCCGACCGGAGCGCACGAGGCGTGTTGGGGAGGTCAGTTGGATAGACTAG
- a CDS encoding class I SAM-dependent methyltransferase, translating to MRLKEGLVGVVPEERLARLSSRFHVIGDIAILYLDPELDGYKDEIASALLDQCRNVRTVFNKITPLEGERRTSRLELLAGEGNSFTVHREFGFRYHLDVARVFFNSRLGYERMRVAVQVKAGEEALVLFAGVGPFAIPPAARGARVVALEKSPEACSWLAENARENGVAERIAVINADAFSMAALLKRRFDRAIVPAPYGMDRIVDALPGMLRRGGIIHFYTFKKAQQIEGLKKSYEDLGLEVLLCRRCGNVAPNVSRWAFDMQKI from the coding sequence ATGCGTTTGAAGGAGGGGCTGGTGGGAGTTGTGCCCGAGGAGAGGCTCGCGCGTCTTTCCAGCCGTTTCCATGTGATCGGAGATATCGCTATCCTCTATCTTGACCCTGAGCTGGACGGCTACAAGGATGAGATTGCTTCAGCCCTCTTGGATCAGTGCAGGAATGTTCGTACGGTCTTCAATAAGATCACCCCCCTGGAGGGGGAGAGGAGAACCTCCCGCCTGGAGCTTCTGGCAGGCGAGGGAAATTCCTTCACCGTTCATCGGGAGTTCGGCTTTCGATATCATCTGGATGTGGCAAGGGTCTTTTTCAACAGCCGTCTGGGTTACGAGAGGATGAGGGTGGCGGTCCAGGTAAAGGCAGGGGAAGAGGCGCTGGTCTTGTTTGCCGGGGTGGGCCCCTTCGCCATTCCCCCCGCCGCCCGGGGAGCTAGGGTGGTGGCCCTGGAGAAGAGCCCGGAGGCCTGCAGCTGGCTGGCGGAGAACGCCCGGGAGAATGGGGTGGCGGAGAGGATCGCGGTCATAAATGCGGATGCATTCTCTATGGCAGCCCTCCTGAAAAGAAGGTTTGACCGGGCGATTGTGCCCGCCCCCTATGGAATGGACCGGATAGTGGATGCCCTGCCAGGGATGCTGAGACGGGGTGGGATCATCCATTTTTATACCTTCAAGAAGGCCCAGCAGATCGAGGGGCTGAAAAAGAGCTACGAAGATCTGGGCCTGGAGGTGTTGCTGTGCAGAAGGTGCGGAAATGTAGCGCCAAATGTCAGCCGTTGGGCATTTGACATGCAGAAGATCTGA
- a CDS encoding IS110 family RNA-guided transposase yields the protein MELQRNKVCGIDVHKRFLIATILCRDGKKDTQRFSVTLEDLLKFRDWVIENGCEQVAIESTGIYWHPVHSVLEGKIDLIVANSYKIKHTPGRKTDVSDSEWIAELCLNGMIEPSRIFPKDDRELRRLTRAREGYVKQMTQEKNKIHQSLDSACIKLASVISDIFGKSGMYLLNCVLEGREIDDIIDGIPSGRLKKKADQIKESIKSRLDVSQVILIRGSLSLMKSIQERIDELDGEISARIQYRKNDLAIAMSIPGTGFVSATAILAEIGNYTDFEKPEQLAAWCGLVPSLYQSAEKTILGGITKQGSKHIRRMLIQVAYAISRTKDSKLKKFFLRIQAKKGSKVAAVALARKVLCILHHLLINQEMYIEDRDKKNMRQKPLIPPSPIEMSIQEMIDCIVRAGYVVTKSDSIGGFG from the coding sequence ATGGAACTGCAGAGGAATAAAGTTTGTGGCATTGACGTGCACAAACGATTTCTGATAGCAACAATCCTTTGCCGAGACGGGAAGAAGGATACTCAACGCTTTAGCGTTACCCTGGAAGATCTCTTAAAATTTAGAGATTGGGTTATCGAAAATGGATGTGAACAGGTTGCCATAGAATCAACTGGAATCTATTGGCATCCTGTTCACTCTGTTCTTGAGGGAAAGATCGACTTGATTGTGGCGAATTCCTACAAAATTAAGCACACGCCAGGAAGAAAGACTGATGTCAGCGATTCCGAATGGATTGCTGAACTTTGTCTCAACGGCATGATTGAGCCTTCCAGGATTTTTCCTAAAGATGATCGAGAGTTAAGAAGGCTAACCAGAGCCAGAGAGGGTTACGTCAAGCAGATGACTCAGGAAAAGAACAAGATACACCAATCTCTCGATTCTGCATGCATCAAGTTGGCCTCAGTTATCTCTGATATATTTGGCAAGTCCGGGATGTACCTCTTGAATTGCGTTCTAGAAGGAAGAGAGATTGATGATATAATTGACGGCATTCCATCTGGACGACTTAAGAAAAAGGCGGATCAAATTAAAGAGTCTATCAAGAGTCGTCTGGATGTCTCTCAGGTCATTTTGATTAGGGGTTCTCTGAGCTTGATGAAATCCATCCAGGAGAGGATAGATGAGCTGGATGGGGAGATTAGCGCCAGAATTCAATATCGTAAGAATGATTTAGCCATTGCAATGTCTATACCTGGGACAGGTTTTGTTTCTGCAACTGCCATTCTGGCGGAAATTGGCAACTATACTGATTTCGAAAAGCCAGAGCAGCTTGCCGCATGGTGTGGCCTTGTTCCTTCTTTATATCAGTCAGCAGAAAAGACAATCCTTGGAGGGATAACCAAACAAGGCTCCAAGCATATCCGAAGAATGCTGATCCAGGTCGCCTATGCCATATCGAGAACCAAGGATTCCAAGCTGAAGAAATTCTTCCTGAGGATTCAAGCCAAGAAGGGATCTAAAGTAGCAGCGGTTGCTCTGGCAAGAAAGGTCCTGTGCATTCTTCACCATCTTCTCATAAATCAAGAAATGTATATTGAAGACAGAGATAAGAAGAATATGCGTCAGAAGCCCTTAATACCGCCGTCTCCTATTGAGATGTCGATCCAAGAGATGATTGACTGCATCGTGCGGGCAGGTTATGTTGTTACGAAGAGCGATAGCATAGGAGGGTTCGGTTAA
- a CDS encoding RNA-guided endonuclease InsQ/TnpB family protein — translation MIISYKYPIFPNKITQWKLAENLDACRWLYNRILQDLNDAKEKGIKLKTYDTQNKIPSLKLENPKLNRVYSKVLQMVNYTLWSNIKGLAASKKNSRKIGHIRFKGYGWYNTLNYNQSGFKIDQDHGVLHLSKIGDMRIKIYRKIEGCIKAVIVKREGERWFAIVQANQEPQPLSETEEAVGLDVGLTSFVVDSVGNEIENPRCAKQSADKLARLQRRLARAVRGSNNYKSLKYKIAKLHKRINCQRDDFLHKLSRAYVNNFDIICVEDLDIKGLKEKGHNNGMHRSIHDASWSKFVFMLSYKAQSAGRKLIKVDPRNTTQRCSACGSIAEKDLSVRVHECPYCGFSCDRDYNASRNILITGMEQPVAPIEPKPLHHISVMQVLAMTWEAAPFRTR, via the coding sequence ATGATTATCAGCTACAAATATCCCATCTTCCCGAACAAGATCACTCAATGGAAGTTAGCTGAGAATTTGGATGCTTGTAGATGGCTATATAACCGGATTCTCCAAGACCTGAATGATGCTAAAGAGAAAGGCATCAAGCTCAAGACCTATGATACTCAGAACAAGATCCCATCTCTGAAGCTTGAGAATCCGAAACTGAATCGGGTCTATTCCAAAGTCCTCCAGATGGTGAATTACACTCTTTGGTCTAACATCAAGGGACTAGCAGCATCCAAGAAGAACAGTCGGAAGATTGGTCATATCAGATTCAAGGGATATGGTTGGTATAATACCCTAAATTACAACCAATCAGGCTTCAAAATCGATCAAGATCATGGCGTACTGCATCTATCCAAGATCGGGGACATGCGGATCAAGATCTATCGAAAGATCGAAGGTTGCATCAAAGCAGTCATAGTCAAGAGAGAAGGCGAGAGATGGTTCGCCATAGTCCAGGCTAATCAGGAACCACAGCCGTTATCAGAAACCGAGGAAGCAGTAGGTCTGGATGTCGGTTTGACTTCCTTCGTGGTTGACTCTGTTGGCAATGAGATAGAGAATCCAAGATGTGCCAAGCAATCTGCTGATAAACTGGCAAGACTGCAACGAAGGCTAGCCAGAGCGGTGAGGGGATCGAATAATTATAAGTCCCTCAAGTATAAAATCGCGAAGCTGCATAAGAGAATCAACTGCCAACGAGACGATTTCCTGCATAAGCTATCTCGGGCCTATGTCAATAACTTTGATATCATCTGTGTTGAGGATCTTGATATCAAAGGTCTGAAAGAGAAAGGCCATAATAATGGTATGCATCGCAGCATCCATGATGCATCCTGGTCTAAGTTCGTATTCATGCTTTCGTATAAGGCTCAAAGTGCTGGTCGGAAGTTGATAAAAGTAGATCCCAGGAACACAACTCAAAGGTGTTCTGCTTGTGGAAGCATCGCAGAAAAAGATCTGTCGGTACGAGTACATGAGTGCCCCTATTGCGGATTCTCATGTGATCGAGACTACAATGCTTCCAGGAACATACTAATCACAGGGATGGAACAGCCCGTAGCGCCCATAGAACCAAAACCGCTACATCACATATCCGTGATGCAAGTTTTGGCGATGACGTGGGAAGCCGCGCCCTTCAGGACGCGGTAG
- a CDS encoding tRNA uridine(34) 5-carboxymethylaminomethyl modification radical SAM/GNAT enzyme Elp3 — protein sequence MDRLAAGLRSIAEAILMGEIGDEAALEAAKKRLSAQLGLASLPSNADILGQARAGEREALKMLIRKPTRTLSGVAVIAAMTSPARCPHGTCVPCPGGILNLSPQSYTGKEPAALRAEQHGFDPYDQVTARLAQLDEIGHPLDKSELIIMGGTITSRPLGYQNWFVKRCLQAMNDFPDGRESSGWQPFESVARANESALVRNIGTTFETRPDWCRPRDIEEMLRLGATKVELGVQSLDEDLLVRMKRGHKVEDAAQASANLREAGLKVGFHMMPGLPGSSPDLDLAVFRELFSDSRFRPDYLKIYPTLVIEGTELYRQYLRGEYTPLGDDDAAELVSRIKETLPRYVRLQRVQRDIPSPLIVAGVKKSNLRQLAKKRLEDRGSSCRCIRCREAGLRRVVQAEPRLVHESYIASGAREHFLSFESEDDVLVGFLRLRLSTSARVRELHVYGPMVPIGKRKDGWQHRGYGARLMEAAERLAQEAGYPLIEVTSGIGARGYYRRRGYDLCPPYMVKRLR from the coding sequence TTGGATAGACTAGCTGCCGGGCTGCGCAGCATTGCAGAGGCGATCCTCATGGGAGAGATAGGGGATGAGGCAGCTCTTGAAGCGGCCAAGAAGAGGCTCTCTGCTCAACTGGGCCTGGCCTCCTTGCCCAGCAATGCCGATATCCTGGGCCAGGCAAGGGCTGGGGAACGAGAGGCTTTGAAGATGCTGATCAGAAAGCCGACTCGAACCCTCTCTGGGGTGGCGGTCATCGCTGCCATGACCTCTCCTGCTCGCTGCCCTCATGGGACCTGCGTCCCCTGCCCGGGGGGAATCTTAAACCTCTCGCCTCAAAGCTACACTGGTAAGGAGCCGGCGGCACTTCGAGCCGAGCAGCACGGTTTTGATCCTTATGACCAGGTAACGGCAAGGCTAGCCCAGCTGGATGAGATCGGCCACCCTCTGGACAAGTCGGAGCTGATCATCATGGGGGGGACGATCACCTCCCGTCCCCTGGGATATCAGAACTGGTTTGTCAAGCGCTGTCTTCAGGCCATGAACGACTTTCCCGACGGACGGGAGAGCTCTGGCTGGCAGCCCTTCGAGTCGGTGGCCAGGGCGAATGAGTCCGCTCTGGTCAGAAACATCGGTACCACCTTTGAGACCAGGCCGGACTGGTGCCGCCCCCGGGATATAGAAGAGATGCTGCGGCTGGGGGCGACCAAGGTGGAGCTGGGGGTGCAGAGCCTGGATGAGGACCTGCTGGTGAGGATGAAACGGGGGCATAAGGTCGAGGATGCTGCCCAGGCCAGCGCCAACCTGCGAGAGGCAGGGCTGAAGGTGGGATTCCACATGATGCCCGGCCTTCCCGGCTCCAGCCCGGATCTGGATTTAGCGGTATTCAGGGAGCTCTTCTCCGATAGCCGCTTTCGTCCTGACTACCTGAAGATCTATCCCACGCTGGTCATCGAGGGTACGGAGCTATACCGTCAGTACCTGCGGGGTGAGTATACTCCCCTGGGGGATGATGATGCGGCAGAGCTAGTCTCACGAATCAAGGAGACCCTACCCCGATATGTTCGCCTGCAGCGGGTGCAGAGGGATATACCATCCCCTCTGATCGTGGCTGGGGTGAAGAAGTCCAATCTTCGTCAGCTGGCCAAAAAGAGGCTGGAGGATCGGGGCAGCAGCTGCCGCTGCATCCGCTGTCGGGAGGCGGGATTGAGACGGGTGGTCCAGGCCGAACCCAGGCTGGTGCACGAATCCTATATCGCCTCCGGAGCGAGAGAGCACTTCCTCTCCTTTGAGAGCGAGGATGATGTCCTGGTGGGATTTTTGCGCCTGCGCCTGAGCACCTCCGCCCGGGTGCGAGAGCTGCATGTCTACGGCCCCATGGTTCCCATCGGCAAGAGGAAGGACGGATGGCAGCATCGGGGCTATGGAGCCCGGCTGATGGAGGCGGCGGAGAGGCTGGCCCAGGAGGCGGGGTATCCCCTGATAGAGGTCACCAGCGGCATAGGGGCGAGGGGCTACTATCGCCGGCGGGGGTACGATCTATGCCCGCCTTATATGGTAAAGAGGCTCAGATAG